The DNA window CGTTCTGTTGTCGGTTTAGTCGATGAAGTCGTCGTCTGCGTTCTGCTCACCTTCCAGATCTTTTGGTTGATTGAGACGAGGCCCTGTTTACGGGCGCACGATCCTCCAGCTTCCACCTCGTCCTCCTCCACAGGCgctgagacacaaacaaaacaacaatggtGGATCAATAATTGGATTTAagactttttctcttttaagaaaaaacaaacaaacacacacaaacagtatcCTCACCTATAGACGGTAATTTGGCTTCATCCAGATACATCCGGGCCAATCCgtcctgcaacacaaacagcacTGTAATACCTGCTGAccgccactagagggcagctcTTCAGTCTTTTTGGAGTCGGGGTTGTATGATTATGAGGTTCTTTAGCTTACACAGTGGATTAGCTTCAGTGGATGACGGTGCTAAATCTATTCCCTTCAATTAATGTCCCACCTGAAAAATGCCCCAAAGAGTGGAATATACTCTCCACCTTTGCATCTCAAAGTCCTTTCTCTTATGTTTCTTTCTCAGAGCGTGCAGCATCTCTGCTATGATCATTTCTCTAAGAGGATTCTGTGAGACGACAGATTaattttttctctctgacttcagccggagtttctcctccagcctcctcgtatttattctgcagaaagtcagagtgagctgatgtgagaacgcagcaggatataatcaggagaattcacctggagccagtgggaggagccagtgggagggggtggtgacctttattccctgtgatcgctgcacgaccatagactgtctgcacacctTTGCACACCTctgtgctctaatcaacctgctgctgcatgtttcctgttctcctggatgttcttctcctctctttagttcacattgagattctcttcaactacacgtagcattaaAATATGAATCTATTTTTAACCtgtatcatatcaaagttttaGATTCTgtcgtcatggtaacacactGTGCATTGACTCACCCTGACGAGAAAAGACGTGTGGAAGATGTTCTCCACCGTCCGGGAGAAGGAGTTGGGGTCGATGACGAACTCGTAATACAATATCGGGATCGTCGCTGtggaagaaacacaaacacattaaaaacaaccaatcagccaatcaatctttatttctatagcacataaAAAACAACCTTGATTGACCAACAtgttgtacaaaaacacaatgtaaaaacaacaaataaaataacatatagaatgaaacacaataaaaacacaataaataggagcatgaataaaacttcaaaatgtCACGCTCAAATTGTTTGAAAAGCCAGAGGAAAGAGGTGAGCTGTAAGCAAAGGTTTGAAGTTGTTGATGGACTGAGCAGTTCTTATATTAactgttaataataataatactaacaCGATGTTAAACTGTTGAAGTCCAAGACGTCAACTTTAAAACTCACGGTCGGCTTGGTGATAATCCTTCAGGTAAGCCAGGATCCTTTCCACTTCTATCACCGTCGCGTCCTGATGAGAGTCCTCCATCTTCTTCAGCTGAGAGTGAACACACCGACGTCATTACATcatctgttttctgttatttcaaaaGCAACTAGATATGTTTGAAAGATAAACAGGGGGGTTGATACATCATGTTGATTAATGATCAGACTCGGAGTGTGTcagcagagagatgaagagcCATGAGAGTGTGATGTCATCTACCTGCGTCGGCATGATTCTCTTAGCCTCCTTGCCCGGTGCCTTTCTCTGCCGCTCTATCCTTTGCTTTGGGGGAGGCGGCTCGGCGTGGAACGAGCCCCTcctgaaaggaagaaaaaaagacaaaaagaaaacccagatgagctgcagcagcaatCAAATCCAGAAACCCAAAGATGCAATAAGATAGTATGCAAATAGATACAGAGTTAAATAATAATCAACCtagaacagtaaaaaaaaatgtttttataatttaatgtcACCATTTATGGATCAACCAGAAATCAAATGTTTGGTGCAGCTTGAAGGTAAAAACTtggctgacaaagtaacagacAACTTATTCAAAAGagctaaaaacatttaattatttcttcAGCTGAGACTGAGAGATAAACACTGTGCGGAAAGTGAAAAATGATGGGTCTGCTTCTGCTTCATGAAAGCATCACAGCTAACATGACCGGGTTCCTGCTGACCCTTAGAGAGTCTTTAATAAGATCTTTATGTCACATCATGTCGTACACCGCGTCCTAACAGGCAGGCAGAAACCATGacgacacactgacacactcacaTGAAGTGGAAGGAGGGTGCCGTCCTGAAACAGCACTCTGCTCTCCTGGAGAGTCTGTGCCAGGCGTCCTGAGGCAGGTATCCATCGACACCGCCGTTCTGCTGCTCGTCATCCACGTCTTCAAGCCGGTTCAGACCCATGAAGGATAACtgtgagagaaaacagagagagccTCTTTACAATCTGTGCAAAGCCACAAGCCTTCAAACGCTCGTTACAGACAACGTGATCTCTCTCACAAGGTGCTCAGCGTAAACAGCGGGATCGAACGCTGTGCCCTCCGAAAACAGCATGCTGGCTTTCTCCTTCCCGAGGTCTGTGGCCACGACGAGGAGCTGAGCATCCAGCGCCGCTTCTCTCGCCTGCCGCACTGCCGAGAAaatcagagagaggaagatgttGCAGCTGCACGATGAAGACGACTGTACGCCATTCAGAAATGAGCCGCTCCTCTGGTTTCAACATGTACTAAGAAACATCGTCTGTCAACAAGATGTTTGACAAAATCTAATTATGCAAACATAAAGGTGTTACAGTTTTCTGGAAATCATCAGGCTTAAGTGTTTATATCGATCATTGACTACGTTTACATGCACATCATATTCCTGCATTAATCGGAATAATGACAATGTTCTGATTGCGTAGGAGTCATGTAAACACCTTATTCCAATTGTCATAACCCGATTAAGCTCATTTTCCGATTATTATAAACCTGAATAAGACCCCTGACATCTGTCTGTATCAACCTGAATGTTGGGTTAGTCGCAATATGCTCTCGAATATGCTCCTCCAAGGATCTGTTTACTTCTGTGCATGTTCAACATGAAACACCAAAAAGACTTTACACTTTTGGGCCGAGGAGGAGACAAATTTActacaactactactactactacaactacTACAACTACTACAACTACTACAACTACTACTCGCTCCCAGCAGTCCTGGCTGTGAGTCTCCGCGGGGCTCTGGTTGGTATCCATGGCGTAACGCGTAGAGCTCTGTTTACCATTTCCTTTTGCGTTCTCGTCGGCCGGTTGAGGAGGTGAATGAGAACGAGTGTTCCAGTCACACTTTGATGGAGAAGTGATAAGAACATTACAACACAGTGCGTGTGAAAAGAACGCCACTACTGCTACGCTTTATTCAGAATATGCTGATTAACATGTAAACGGGAATATTCCAGTAGATCAGCACTCTGCGGAGCATTCAAACACCTTTTTCAGAATATGGACCTTAATATGAATCTGGTGTGAATGTAAACGTAGAAGAACTTGTTTGACTCTTACCATCTTTAAAAAGTTTGTTTGCCTCTTCTAAAACTTCAGTGAGCTTGTTGTTGGAGAGACTCACCATatcctctctgttttctgtaaacacaGGAAGGAAATATTtgtcaacaaataaacaaaaacaaaaacatcagctcCCCCTCTGCCCCTCTTACTCACGTTGTATTGTGTTGATGAGGTCTCTGTATTTGCTCCGGATTTCCCTCCTCAGTCCCGGGTCGTTGTCCTCATCCTGGAGGTCCCCGGGGTCGAAGGCCGACTCACCTCCGTCCCCGTTACTGGCCGGTTCTGGGTCGCCTTTCCTCCGGCTGGTGGAGCCATTCTGCCGGGGAGGCTGCTCGTCATCCCCGGCGCCTCTTGCTCTCTTCATCTTGACCGGAAGTCAGCTAAGCTCACCGTTTGTGTGGATGAGCTGCGTTCAAGTGCACAATCCAACGTAAACAACGTGCCTTTCGGTGACTGAATGTTTATAATCTCTCtgtatttaattgttttgattttatttgaaacGTGAACTAACCATAGCCGTTTTACTCAAATTGAGCCAAAGATGATGGACAAGTCAAGATAGTAATCCGCCACTCTAGCTCACTTTCAAGGAATTCGCGTGATGTTTACGGCCAATCGGATAAACGAACAACCTTCTGGATTTGGATCACATTCCCCTCGAATACTTTTTAATGATGTCAAGAACTTTCACCGATATTAAATCA is part of the Labrus bergylta chromosome 10, fLabBer1.1, whole genome shotgun sequence genome and encodes:
- the nsmce4a gene encoding non-structural maintenance of chromosomes element 4 homolog A, translating into MKRARGAGDDEQPPRQNGSTSRRKGDPEPASNGDGGESAFDPGDLQDEDNDPGLRREIRSKYRDLINTIQQNREDMVSLSNNKLTEVLEEANKLFKDVRQAREAALDAQLLVVATDLGKEKASMLFSEGTAFDPAVYAEHLLSFMGLNRLEDVDDEQQNGGVDGYLPQDAWHRLSRRAECCFRTAPSFHFMRGSFHAEPPPPKQRIERQRKAPGKEAKRIMPTQLKKMEDSHQDATVIEVERILAYLKDYHQADPTIPILYYEFVIDPNSFSRTVENIFHTSFLVRDGLARMYLDEAKLPSIAPVEEDEVEAGGSCARKQGLVSINQKIWKELINAFEITQAMIQPPSMQDE